Proteins from a genomic interval of Stenotrophomonas maltophilia:
- the hrpA gene encoding ATP-dependent RNA helicase HrpA, whose amino-acid sequence MNSIDKNPSPRLRQQRAAIDGAMSRDRGRLLGMLSRCQAKPQDAALAATFEQALQASVQRRQVRAQQQPSITLDPQLPIAREADAIIGLIRDHQVVVIAGETGSGKTTQLPKLCLAAGRGQAGMIGCTQPRRIAARAVASRVAQELQSELGQLVGYQVRFNDKVSDDSRIKFMTDGILLAEIASDRWLSNYDTIIVDEAHERSLNIDFLLGYLKQLLRKRPDLKLIVTSATIDTERFAQHFDNAPVISVEGRTYPVEVRYRALEGEGEDQGERTVNDAIVSAIDEITRLDSRGDVLIFLPGEREIRDAHQSLERRKYRNTEVLPLYARLSNQDQDRVFNPGPNRRIVLATNVAETSLTVPRIRYVVDPGFARVKRYSPRNKLDRLHIEPISQASANQRKGRCGRIAEGICYRLYAEADFQARPEFTDPEIRRSSLAGVILRMLQLGLGRIEEFPFLEAPDERAVADGWQQLTELGAIDAERRMTTIGKQMARLPVDVKLARMLVAAQAAGCLRPMLVIASFLGIQDPRERPPEARGAADSAHAQFADGRSEFVGVLRLWDGYRQAHEDLTQSKLRDWCGRHFLGFLRMREWRELHRQLRLLCEELGWKEEAVDASMAPLLAGSSAPAPARDDAAAVKATRGQLHRAARLAREGKAEAAPAPVAVRAQKEQAPAGGGFSERARAAAYQTLHRALVAGLPTQIGHRTEKGDFQAPRQRRFLPFPGSALSKRPPPWLLVANLLDTQKVWGMTLAAIEPDWVIAELPHLLLRKHFDPHWSRAQGQVLASEQISLFGLVLAPKKPVHYGRIEPVEAHDIFVRQALVTGEINTRASFVADNQKVLDLAREEEAKLRRAGIVADEDWQARWYLDRVPPQIHSAAGLDTWWKGLAPEQRKTLHWSLADLLPGEGSEQERYPKYLALGQARLPLHYRFEPGADDDGVTLDVPLHLLNALDPVQLGWLAPGFVADKASALIRSLPKAMRRNYVPAPDFGRAFFEAFPQPSADAITGELARFLSRATGATVTALDFEPGSIEPHLHMNLRLRDEQGKVLATSRDLEALRAKFGGRAGDAFAARAGREMAADGLRTFPATPIPLQVPGEAGVPAYPALLDEGDSVALRIFADRQQAQEAHPLGVRRLLEIALAEKVKQARKQLPVGAKTGLLYAAIESQERLRGDLVDAAMNAVLAEGLEDIRDAAAFEQRREHAAKTLFGEAMSRLKLAESILALVAELKPMLEAPLMGWARGNLDDMEAQLAGLIHPGFLRDTPADALAQYPRYLKAMILRTERAKRDPPRDQVRMLELHPFLEALEVGEQQGLRDRPQWQALRWDLEELRVSLFAQELGARTGISAKKLAQRVTALRQAS is encoded by the coding sequence ATGAACTCTATCGATAAAAATCCATCGCCCCGCCTGCGCCAACAGCGCGCCGCCATCGACGGCGCCATGAGCCGCGACCGGGGCCGTTTGCTGGGGATGCTCTCGCGTTGCCAGGCCAAGCCACAGGATGCGGCGCTGGCCGCCACCTTCGAGCAGGCCTTGCAGGCGTCGGTGCAGCGCCGGCAGGTGCGGGCGCAACAGCAGCCGTCCATTACTCTGGACCCGCAGCTGCCGATTGCGCGTGAAGCCGACGCCATCATCGGGCTGATCCGCGACCATCAGGTGGTGGTGATTGCCGGTGAAACCGGCTCGGGCAAGACCACCCAGCTGCCGAAACTGTGCCTGGCCGCAGGCCGTGGCCAGGCCGGCATGATCGGCTGCACCCAACCGCGACGGATTGCCGCACGTGCGGTGGCCAGCCGCGTGGCGCAGGAACTGCAGAGCGAACTGGGCCAGCTGGTGGGCTACCAGGTGCGCTTCAACGACAAGGTCAGCGACGACAGCCGCATCAAGTTCATGACCGACGGCATCCTGCTGGCGGAAATCGCCAGTGACCGCTGGCTGTCGAACTACGACACGATCATCGTCGACGAGGCGCACGAACGCAGCCTCAACATCGATTTCCTGCTGGGCTACCTGAAGCAGCTGCTGCGCAAGCGCCCGGACCTGAAGCTGATCGTCACCTCGGCCACCATCGATACCGAACGCTTCGCCCAGCATTTCGACAATGCGCCGGTGATCAGCGTCGAAGGCCGTACCTACCCGGTGGAAGTGCGCTACCGCGCGCTGGAAGGCGAGGGCGAAGACCAGGGCGAACGCACCGTCAACGATGCCATCGTGTCGGCCATCGACGAGATCACCCGCCTGGATTCACGTGGCGACGTGCTGATCTTCCTGCCGGGCGAACGCGAGATCCGCGATGCGCACCAATCGCTGGAACGGCGCAAGTACCGCAACACCGAGGTGCTGCCGCTGTACGCGCGCCTGTCCAACCAGGACCAGGACCGGGTATTCAATCCCGGACCGAACCGGCGCATCGTGCTGGCCACCAACGTGGCGGAAACCTCGCTGACGGTGCCGCGCATCCGTTACGTGGTCGATCCGGGCTTCGCCCGCGTCAAGCGCTACAGCCCGCGCAACAAGCTGGACCGCCTGCACATCGAGCCGATCTCGCAGGCCAGCGCCAACCAGCGCAAGGGCCGCTGCGGTCGTATCGCCGAGGGCATCTGCTACCGCCTGTACGCCGAAGCCGATTTCCAGGCGCGGCCGGAGTTCACCGATCCGGAGATCCGCCGCTCCAGCCTGGCCGGGGTGATCCTGCGCATGCTGCAGCTGGGCCTGGGCCGCATCGAGGAATTCCCGTTCCTGGAAGCCCCGGACGAGCGTGCGGTGGCCGATGGCTGGCAGCAACTGACCGAACTGGGCGCGATCGACGCCGAACGGCGCATGACGACCATCGGCAAGCAGATGGCCCGCCTGCCGGTGGACGTGAAGCTGGCGCGCATGCTGGTGGCCGCGCAGGCCGCCGGCTGCCTGCGGCCGATGCTGGTGATCGCCTCGTTCCTGGGCATCCAGGACCCACGCGAACGCCCGCCCGAAGCGCGTGGTGCGGCCGACAGCGCGCATGCGCAGTTTGCCGATGGGCGTTCGGAATTCGTCGGCGTGCTGCGCCTGTGGGATGGCTACCGGCAGGCCCATGAAGACCTGACCCAGTCCAAGCTGCGCGACTGGTGCGGCCGCCACTTCCTCGGTTTCCTGCGCATGCGCGAGTGGCGTGAGCTGCACCGGCAGCTGCGGTTGCTGTGCGAAGAACTGGGCTGGAAGGAAGAGGCTGTCGATGCGTCGATGGCACCCTTGCTGGCCGGCAGCAGTGCGCCGGCCCCGGCGCGTGATGACGCAGCCGCGGTAAAGGCTACCCGCGGCCAGCTGCACCGCGCTGCACGCCTGGCCCGCGAAGGCAAAGCGGAGGCTGCACCCGCACCGGTGGCGGTGCGCGCGCAGAAGGAACAGGCGCCCGCCGGTGGCGGCTTCAGCGAACGTGCACGCGCTGCCGCCTACCAGACCCTGCACCGGGCGCTGGTGGCGGGCCTGCCGACGCAGATCGGCCACCGCACCGAGAAGGGCGATTTCCAGGCACCACGCCAGCGCCGCTTCCTGCCGTTCCCGGGTTCGGCGCTGTCCAAGCGGCCGCCGCCGTGGTTGCTGGTGGCCAACCTGCTGGACACGCAGAAGGTGTGGGGCATGACCCTGGCCGCCATCGAGCCGGACTGGGTGATCGCCGAGCTGCCGCACCTGCTGCTGCGCAAGCACTTCGACCCGCACTGGTCGCGCGCGCAGGGACAGGTGCTGGCGTCCGAGCAGATCAGCCTGTTCGGCCTGGTGCTGGCACCGAAGAAGCCGGTGCACTACGGCCGCATCGAGCCCGTTGAAGCGCACGACATCTTCGTGCGCCAGGCGCTGGTGACCGGCGAGATCAACACCCGCGCCAGCTTCGTGGCCGACAACCAGAAGGTGCTGGACCTGGCCCGCGAGGAAGAGGCCAAGCTGCGCCGTGCCGGCATCGTTGCCGACGAAGACTGGCAGGCACGCTGGTACCTGGACCGGGTGCCGCCGCAGATCCATTCGGCCGCGGGCCTGGATACCTGGTGGAAGGGACTGGCGCCGGAACAGCGCAAGACCCTGCACTGGTCGCTGGCAGACCTGCTGCCCGGCGAGGGCAGCGAGCAGGAGCGCTACCCGAAGTACCTGGCGCTGGGCCAGGCGCGCTTGCCGCTGCACTACCGCTTCGAGCCGGGCGCCGACGATGACGGCGTGACCCTGGATGTGCCGCTGCACCTGCTCAATGCACTGGACCCGGTGCAGCTGGGCTGGCTGGCACCTGGCTTCGTCGCCGACAAGGCGTCGGCGCTGATCCGCAGCCTGCCCAAGGCAATGCGCCGCAACTACGTGCCGGCCCCGGATTTCGGACGCGCGTTCTTCGAGGCGTTCCCGCAGCCCAGCGCCGATGCCATCACTGGCGAGCTGGCGCGTTTCCTGTCACGCGCAACCGGCGCCACGGTGACCGCGCTCGATTTCGAGCCGGGTTCGATCGAACCGCACCTGCACATGAACCTGCGCCTGCGCGACGAACAGGGCAAGGTGCTGGCCACTTCGCGCGATCTGGAAGCGCTGCGCGCGAAATTTGGTGGCCGTGCCGGCGATGCCTTCGCAGCGCGTGCCGGGCGCGAAATGGCGGCTGACGGCCTGCGCACGTTCCCGGCCACGCCGATTCCGCTGCAGGTACCCGGTGAAGCCGGCGTTCCGGCCTATCCGGCGCTGCTGGACGAGGGCGACAGCGTGGCGCTGCGCATCTTCGCCGATCGGCAGCAGGCACAGGAGGCACACCCGCTGGGCGTGCGCCGGCTGCTGGAGATTGCCCTGGCCGAGAAGGTCAAGCAGGCGCGCAAGCAGTTGCCGGTGGGCGCCAAGACCGGCCTGCTGTATGCCGCGATCGAATCGCAGGAACGCCTGCGTGGAGACCTGGTGGATGCGGCGATGAACGCGGTGCTGGCCGAAGGCCTGGAAGACATCCGCGATGCGGCAGCCTTCGAGCAACGCCGCGAGCATGCGGCCAAGACCCTGTTCGGCGAGGCGATGTCGCGGCTGAAACTGGCCGAGTCCATCCTGGCGCTGGTGGCGGAACTGAAGCCGATGCTGGAGGCGCCGTTGATGGGCTGGGCGCGCGGCAACCTGGACGACATGGAAGCGCAGCTGGCCGGGCTGATCCACCCCGGCTTCCTGCGCGATACGCCGGCCGATGCCCTTGCCCAGTACCCGCGTTACCTGAAGGCGATGATCCTGCGCACCGAGCGCGCCAAGCGTGATCCGCCGCGTGATCAGGTGCGCATGCTGGAACTGCACCCATTCCTGGAAGCGCTGGAGGTGGGCGAGCAGCAGGGCCTGCGCGATCGCCCGCAATGGCAGGCGCTGCGCTGGGATCTGGAAGAGCTGCGGGTGTCGCTGTTCGCGCAGGAGCTGGGCGCGCGCACCGGCATCTCCGCGAAGAAGCTGGCGCAGCGGGTGACCGCATTGCGCCAGGCCTCGTAA
- a CDS encoding Dps family protein, with translation MAKTKSTTKAKTGKQKLAAAAPSAPNIDIGITQGDRKKIADGLSRFQADAFTLYLKTHNFHWNVTGSMFNSLHTMFETQYTEQWAALDDVAERIRALGFNAPGSYREFAALTSIAEEPGLTDSADWREMVRQLVVANEAVCRTAREVLGVAAKGDDAPTEDLMTQRLQTHEKYAWMLRSLLQ, from the coding sequence ATGGCGAAGACCAAGAGCACGACCAAGGCCAAGACCGGCAAGCAGAAGCTTGCAGCGGCGGCACCGTCGGCACCGAACATCGATATCGGGATCACCCAGGGCGACCGCAAGAAGATCGCCGACGGTCTGTCGCGCTTCCAGGCCGATGCGTTCACGCTCTACCTGAAGACGCACAACTTCCACTGGAACGTGACCGGGTCGATGTTCAACTCGCTGCACACCATGTTCGAGACGCAGTACACCGAGCAGTGGGCGGCACTGGACGACGTGGCCGAGCGCATCCGCGCGCTGGGCTTCAATGCCCCGGGCTCCTACCGGGAATTCGCTGCGCTGACCTCGATCGCCGAGGAACCGGGCCTGACCGACAGTGCGGACTGGCGTGAAATGGTACGCCAGTTGGTGGTCGCCAACGAAGCGGTCTGCCGTACGGCACGTGAAGTGCTGGGGGTGGCGGCCAAGGGTGACGACGCTCCGACCGAGGATCTGATGACCCAGCGTCTGCAGACGCACGAGAAGTACGCCTGGATGCTGCGCTCCCTGCTGCAGTAA
- the recQ gene encoding DNA helicase RecQ, producing the protein MASRPAHDLLQRVFGYDDFRGPQQDIVEHVAAGHDALVLMPTGGGKSLCYQVPALLRDGCGIVISPLIALMQDQVEALRQLGVRAEYLNSTLDAETAGRVERELLAGELDMLYVAPERLLTGRFLSLLSRSRIALFAIDEAHCVSQWGHDFRPEYRQLTVLHERWPQIPRIALTATADPPTQREIAERLDLQEARHFVSSFDRPNIRYTVVQKDNARKQLTDFLRGHRGEAGIVYCMSRRKVEETAEFLCGQGFNALPYHAGLPPDVRANNQRRFLREDGIVMCATIAFGMGIDKPDVRFVAHTDLPKSMEGYYQETGRAGRDGEAAEAWLCYGLGDVVLLKQMIEQSEAGEERKQLERGKLDHLLGYCESMQCRRQVLLAGFGETYPQPCGNCDNCLTPPASWDATIPAQKALSCVYRSGQRFGVGHLIDVLRGSENEKVKQQGHDKLSTYAIGRDLDARTWRSVFRQLVAASLLEVDSEGHGGLRLTDASRDVLTGRRQISMRRDPASSTSGRERSAQRTGLSVLPQDLALFNALRGLRAELAREQNVPAFVIFHDSTLRNIAEQRPTSLDELARVGGIGGTKLSRYGPRLVEIVREEG; encoded by the coding sequence ATGGCTTCCCGTCCCGCGCACGACCTGCTCCAACGCGTCTTTGGTTACGACGATTTCCGTGGTCCGCAGCAGGACATCGTGGAGCATGTGGCTGCCGGTCACGATGCCCTGGTGCTGATGCCCACCGGCGGCGGCAAGTCGCTGTGCTACCAGGTCCCGGCCCTGCTGCGTGACGGATGTGGCATCGTCATCTCGCCGCTGATCGCGCTGATGCAGGACCAGGTCGAAGCACTGCGCCAGCTCGGCGTGCGTGCCGAGTACCTGAATTCAACCCTGGATGCCGAGACCGCCGGCCGCGTCGAGCGCGAACTGCTCGCCGGTGAGCTGGACATGCTCTATGTAGCCCCCGAGCGGCTGCTGACCGGTCGCTTCCTGTCGCTGTTGTCGCGCAGCCGGATCGCCCTGTTCGCCATCGACGAAGCACACTGCGTGTCGCAGTGGGGCCATGACTTCCGCCCCGAATACCGCCAGCTGACCGTGCTGCATGAGCGTTGGCCGCAGATCCCGCGGATCGCGCTGACCGCGACCGCCGACCCACCGACCCAGCGCGAGATCGCCGAGCGTCTCGATCTGCAGGAAGCGCGCCACTTCGTCAGCTCTTTCGACCGTCCCAACATCCGCTACACCGTGGTGCAGAAGGACAACGCTCGCAAGCAGCTGACCGATTTCCTGCGCGGCCACCGTGGCGAGGCCGGCATCGTCTACTGCATGTCACGGCGCAAGGTCGAGGAGACCGCCGAATTCCTGTGCGGCCAGGGGTTCAATGCCCTGCCCTACCACGCCGGCCTGCCGCCGGACGTGCGCGCGAACAATCAGCGCCGCTTCCTGCGCGAGGACGGTATCGTGATGTGCGCCACCATCGCCTTCGGCATGGGCATCGACAAGCCGGACGTGCGCTTCGTGGCGCATACCGACCTGCCCAAGTCGATGGAAGGCTACTACCAGGAAACCGGCCGCGCCGGTCGCGATGGCGAGGCCGCCGAGGCATGGCTGTGCTACGGCCTGGGCGACGTGGTCCTGCTCAAGCAGATGATCGAACAATCCGAGGCCGGCGAAGAACGCAAGCAGCTGGAGCGGGGCAAGCTCGATCACCTGCTGGGCTACTGCGAATCCATGCAGTGCCGCCGCCAGGTGCTGCTGGCCGGTTTCGGCGAGACCTATCCCCAGCCCTGCGGCAACTGCGACAACTGCCTGACACCGCCGGCCTCGTGGGACGCGACCATTCCGGCGCAGAAGGCGCTGAGCTGCGTTTACCGCAGCGGCCAGCGCTTCGGCGTCGGCCACCTGATCGACGTCCTGCGCGGCAGCGAGAACGAGAAGGTGAAGCAGCAGGGCCACGACAAGCTCAGCACCTACGCCATCGGCCGCGATCTGGATGCGCGCACCTGGCGCAGCGTGTTCCGCCAGCTGGTCGCCGCCAGCCTGCTGGAAGTGGACAGCGAGGGCCACGGTGGCCTGCGCCTGACCGATGCCAGCCGCGACGTGCTGACCGGCCGCCGCCAGATCAGCATGCGCCGCGACCCGGCCAGCAGCACCAGCGGACGCGAACGCAGCGCGCAGCGCACCGGCCTGTCGGTGCTGCCGCAGGACCTGGCCCTGTTCAATGCCCTGCGCGGCCTGCGTGCCGAACTGGCGCGCGAACAGAACGTGCCTGCCTTCGTGATCTTCCACGACAGTACCCTGCGCAACATCGCCGAGCAGCGCCCGACCAGCCTGGACGAACTGGCCCGGGTCGGCGGCATCGGTGGCACCAAGCTGAGCCGCTACGGCCCGCGCCTGGTCGAGATCGTGCGCGAAGAGGGGTAG
- a CDS encoding CopL family metal-binding regulatory protein translates to MSLASTLLRVVLMLSLLLNGLNAAMASGHEEMGRMAHAMAATVGGGDADCHHHAAMQADEAPQAKAPAHDAHCQIKDCVRSCAQHPLLVVQPLPYLAGPALSLAPQPMPATGRPSPPLPPISRPPIG, encoded by the coding sequence ATGTCCCTGGCCTCGACCCTGCTCCGTGTCGTGCTCATGCTCAGCCTGTTGCTCAACGGGCTGAACGCGGCCATGGCCAGCGGTCATGAGGAAATGGGGCGGATGGCCCATGCCATGGCCGCCACGGTTGGAGGCGGCGATGCCGACTGCCACCACCACGCCGCCATGCAGGCCGACGAGGCCCCGCAGGCCAAGGCCCCGGCCCACGACGCCCACTGCCAGATCAAGGACTGCGTGCGCAGTTGCGCCCAGCACCCGCTGCTGGTGGTGCAGCCGTTGCCGTACCTGGCGGGCCCGGCGTTGTCGCTGGCACCACAGCCGATGCCGGCCACCGGTCGCCCGTCGCCGCCGCTGCCGCCCATCTCACGCCCTCCCATCGGCTGA
- a CDS encoding copper resistance system multicopper oxidase, with protein MNTRNPPGPGAVPMPSRRLFVQGLAAGGVVAGIAAVGVPQRALAAATAAPRLAGAPAVLTDTRVELAIGESLANFTGRTRPAITVNGSLPAPILRWREGQTVDLFVRNTLERHPTSIHWHGILLPANMDGVPGLSFNGIGPGETYHYHFQLKQSGTYWYHSHSMFQEQAGLYGALIIDPAEPAPYHHDREHVIMLSDWTDMDPGALFRRMKKLAAYDNYYMRTLPDFLRDAKRDGWSAALSDRGMWGRMRMTPTDLSDVNANTYTYLMNGTAPAGNWTGLFRSGEKVLLRFINGGSMTYFDVRIPGLKMTVVAADGQYIHPVSIDEFRIAPAETYDVLVEPTGQDAFTIFCQDMGRTGYAAGTLAVRHGLQAPIPERDPRVLLTMADMGHGMSGHDMGGGGHGGHNMAAMKGMEGGCGASMGHGAPAGGDTAKAPKHPASERNNPLVDMQSSATEPKLDDPGIGLRDNGRQVLTYGAMRSLFEDPDGREPSREIELHLTGHMEKFSWSFDGIPFASAEPLRLNYGERMRIVLVNDTMMQHPIHLHGVWSDLENAQSEFQLRKHTIDMPPGTRRSYRVRADALGRWAYHCHLLYHMEAGMMREVRIEE; from the coding sequence ATGAATACCCGCAATCCCCCCGGTCCGGGCGCTGTGCCCATGCCGTCGCGACGCCTGTTCGTACAGGGTCTTGCCGCCGGTGGCGTGGTCGCCGGCATCGCTGCCGTCGGCGTGCCGCAGCGCGCGCTCGCCGCCGCTACTGCCGCCCCAAGGCTGGCCGGCGCCCCCGCCGTCCTCACCGACACCCGCGTCGAACTGGCCATCGGCGAATCGCTGGCCAATTTCACCGGCCGCACCCGCCCGGCAATCACCGTCAACGGCTCGCTGCCGGCCCCGATCCTGCGCTGGCGCGAAGGCCAGACCGTGGACCTGTTCGTGCGCAACACGCTGGAACGCCATCCGACCTCGATCCACTGGCACGGCATCCTGCTGCCGGCCAACATGGACGGCGTGCCGGGCCTGAGCTTCAACGGCATCGGCCCCGGCGAGACCTACCACTACCACTTCCAGCTGAAGCAGTCGGGCACCTACTGGTACCACAGCCACTCGATGTTCCAGGAGCAGGCCGGCCTGTACGGCGCGCTGATCATCGACCCGGCCGAACCGGCGCCGTACCACCACGACCGCGAGCACGTGATCATGCTGTCCGACTGGACCGACATGGATCCCGGCGCGCTGTTCCGGCGCATGAAGAAGCTGGCGGCCTACGACAACTACTACATGCGTACGCTGCCGGACTTCCTGCGCGACGCGAAGCGCGACGGCTGGTCGGCGGCGCTGTCCGACCGCGGCATGTGGGGTCGGATGCGGATGACGCCGACCGACCTGTCCGACGTCAACGCAAACACCTATACCTACCTGATGAACGGCACCGCCCCGGCCGGCAACTGGACCGGCCTGTTCCGCAGTGGCGAAAAAGTGCTGCTGCGCTTCATCAATGGCGGGTCGATGACCTACTTCGACGTGCGCATCCCCGGTTTGAAGATGACCGTGGTCGCCGCTGACGGCCAGTACATCCACCCGGTCAGCATCGACGAATTCCGCATCGCTCCCGCCGAAACCTACGACGTGCTGGTGGAACCCACCGGCCAGGACGCCTTCACGATCTTCTGCCAGGACATGGGCCGCACCGGCTACGCCGCGGGCACACTGGCCGTACGTCATGGCTTGCAGGCGCCGATTCCCGAGCGCGACCCACGCGTGCTGCTGACCATGGCCGACATGGGCCACGGCATGTCGGGCCACGACATGGGCGGTGGTGGCCACGGCGGTCACAACATGGCCGCGATGAAGGGCATGGAAGGCGGCTGTGGCGCCAGCATGGGCCACGGCGCGCCCGCCGGCGGCGATACCGCCAAGGCACCGAAGCATCCGGCCAGCGAGCGTAACAACCCGCTGGTGGACATGCAGAGCTCGGCCACAGAACCGAAACTGGACGACCCCGGCATCGGCCTGCGCGACAACGGCCGCCAAGTGCTGACCTACGGCGCGATGCGCAGCCTGTTCGAGGACCCGGATGGCCGCGAGCCGAGCCGCGAGATCGAGCTGCACCTGACCGGCCACATGGAGAAATTCTCCTGGTCGTTCGATGGCATTCCGTTTGCCAGCGCCGAACCGCTGCGGCTGAACTACGGCGAGCGCATGCGCATCGTGCTGGTCAACGACACCATGATGCAGCACCCGATCCACCTGCACGGCGTGTGGAGCGATCTGGAAAACGCGCAGAGCGAATTCCAGCTGCGCAAGCACACCATCGACATGCCGCCCGGCACGCGCCGCAGCTATCGCGTGCGCGCCGATGCCCTCGGCCGCTGGGCCTACCACTGCCATCTGCTGTACCACATGGAAGCGGGCATGATGCGCGAAGTGAGGATCGAAGAATGA